From Elaeis guineensis isolate ETL-2024a chromosome 16, EG11, whole genome shotgun sequence, a single genomic window includes:
- the LOC140854255 gene encoding uncharacterized protein yields MLKDLGVRHLRIHSDSQLIVGQVQGEYEAWELNMIKYLQNVKDFAFNFTTISIQQILRAENVQADLFSKLAMVGAADLKRNSYLTTLEKPNIEEPTVMKTDPKLSWIDPILHYLQDGVLRVDRDEAKKLRHLAPQYLIYDGRLYKKSFTLPLL; encoded by the coding sequence ATGCTGAAGGATCTGGGGGTTCGACACCTCAGGATTCACAGTGATTCACAGCTCATCGTCGGCCAAGTTCAAGGAGAGTATGAAGCTTGGGAGCTAAATATGATAAAGTATCTACAAAATGTCAAAGATTTTGCTTTTAACTTCACCACCATAAGTATCCAACAAATACTGAGGGCAGAGAATGTGCAGGCTGATCTTTTCTCTAAGCTCGCAATGGTCGGTGCAGCTGACCTAAAAAGAAACTCCTATCTTACAACCCTTGAGAAGCCAAACATTGAAGAGCCCACTGTGATGAAAACAGATCCCAAGCTAAGCTGGATAGATCCTATTTTACACTATTTGCAAGATGGGGTGTTACGTGTTGATCGAGACGAAGCCAAGAAGTTAAGACATCTTGCACCCCAGTACCTCATCTATGATGGAAGATTGTACAAAAAGTCCTTTACCTTGCCCTTACTCTGA